Proteins encoded within one genomic window of Corynebacterium aurimucosum:
- the map gene encoding type I methionyl aminopeptidase produces the protein MTKRAMLKQEKDTPIRKVPKDIERPEYVWKDTVQEAQGEPFVQTPEVIEVMREASRIAANALQEAGKAVAPGVTTDEIDRVAHEYMCDHGAYPSTLGYLGFPKSCCVSLNEIVCHGIPDTTVIEDGDIVNIDVTAFKNGVHGDTNATFLAGNVTEEHKLLVERTKEAMMRGIKAAKPGREINVIGRVIESYAHRFGYNVVTDFTGHGVGPTFHNGLVVLHYDSMTYRDILEPGMTLTIEPMINLGSLDYEIWDNGWTVQNTDGKFTAQFEHTIVITDDGNEILTLPDEA, from the coding sequence ATGACTAAGCGCGCGATGCTGAAACAAGAAAAAGATACCCCAATCCGCAAGGTACCGAAGGATATTGAGCGCCCCGAGTACGTGTGGAAGGACACGGTTCAGGAAGCTCAGGGCGAGCCATTCGTGCAGACCCCGGAGGTTATTGAGGTCATGCGTGAGGCCTCCCGGATTGCCGCCAACGCCCTTCAGGAGGCGGGAAAGGCTGTGGCTCCCGGTGTGACCACGGATGAGATTGACCGCGTTGCGCACGAGTACATGTGTGACCACGGCGCATACCCGTCGACGCTGGGATACCTGGGTTTCCCGAAATCCTGCTGTGTTTCCCTCAATGAGATTGTCTGCCACGGCATCCCGGATACCACGGTGATTGAGGACGGTGACATTGTCAATATCGATGTCACTGCGTTCAAGAATGGTGTCCACGGCGATACCAACGCTACTTTCCTTGCCGGCAACGTCACCGAGGAACACAAGTTGCTGGTAGAGCGCACCAAGGAAGCGATGATGCGCGGCATTAAGGCCGCTAAGCCGGGCCGTGAGATTAACGTCATCGGACGCGTCATCGAGTCTTATGCTCACCGTTTCGGCTACAACGTGGTCACTGACTTTACCGGGCACGGCGTAGGCCCTACTTTCCACAACGGGTTGGTTGTGCTGCACTACGATTCCATGACCTACCGAGACATCCTCGAGCCCGGAATGACCTTGACCATCGAGCCGATGATTAACCTGGGCTCGCTGGATTATGAGATTTGGGATAACGGCTGGACCGTCCAGAACACGGATGGAAAGTTCACCGCCCAGTTCGAGCACACCATCGTGATCACCGATGACGGCAACGAGATCCTCACCCTGCCGGATGAGGCCTAG
- a CDS encoding penicillin-binding transpeptidase domain-containing protein: protein MKKFVALLGAASIAASSLAGCTPKPVSARPVAEQFLEDMETRNNKDLAQLVDDGTTATNTLDATFAGLQAEGLDVELTDVEQEEAKATAHYSVTWALPRNRSLRYDTSMALTRKDKDWTVRWQPSIIHPDLGAHQHLELRSIAPKRAGVVSSDGVELMSPGLQYRLVVDTDAVDDPRPVAAKVSGALSQAYREDDSFPDIDSGELAKNLEEVDGAYSVTMLNEAQAARLRPVLENQKGIRFNEEPALITRDTGLAPDILARVRSLVSEDVDGKNGWSVSVVNEHGAALSDVEYHEPEAAPSVKVSLDYDVQRAAQEAVNLRPEYEAMIVAMRPSTGEILAVAQTPEADKKGDIALQGQFPPGSVFKIITASAGVDKQGLSPDSIVPCPGTMDLYGRTVTNYNGFSLGSVPLRQAFAQSCNTTFAQISTDLPKGELRDVGKQYGLGIDYEVPGLSTLTGSVPEGETPLERTEAGYGQGLDLVSPFGMALVSSTVAAGKTPTPTLIESRETKVSEEVSAPSEETLAHVRDMMRQVVASGTAAGMQAQGTVYGKTGEAEINGGSHAWFTGFRDDDIAFATLVVLGGGSTISVNITDNFLQRLDALRAEGHGEVAPAREQ from the coding sequence ATGAAGAAGTTCGTGGCGCTGCTCGGTGCGGCAAGCATCGCGGCGTCGTCATTGGCGGGATGTACCCCCAAGCCGGTGTCCGCGCGCCCAGTTGCTGAGCAATTCCTGGAAGACATGGAAACCCGCAATAACAAGGACTTGGCGCAGCTTGTCGATGATGGCACGACCGCCACGAACACTCTTGACGCAACCTTCGCGGGCCTGCAAGCAGAGGGGCTCGACGTTGAATTGACCGACGTTGAACAGGAGGAAGCCAAGGCGACTGCGCACTATTCAGTGACGTGGGCCCTGCCGCGCAATCGTTCCTTGCGCTATGACACGTCCATGGCCTTGACGCGCAAGGATAAGGACTGGACCGTGCGCTGGCAGCCCAGCATTATCCACCCCGACCTCGGTGCGCACCAGCACCTTGAGCTGCGATCGATAGCGCCTAAACGCGCTGGTGTGGTCTCCTCCGATGGGGTGGAACTCATGTCTCCGGGCTTGCAATACCGGCTCGTCGTCGACACCGACGCCGTCGACGATCCCCGCCCCGTCGCCGCGAAAGTATCCGGCGCGCTGAGCCAGGCGTACCGGGAGGATGATTCCTTCCCCGACATTGATTCCGGAGAGCTCGCCAAGAATCTCGAAGAAGTCGATGGCGCTTATTCGGTCACCATGCTCAATGAGGCTCAGGCAGCGCGGCTGCGCCCAGTCCTGGAGAACCAGAAGGGGATTCGCTTTAACGAGGAACCGGCGCTCATTACGCGCGATACTGGTTTGGCCCCGGATATCCTCGCCCGCGTGCGTTCCCTGGTCTCCGAAGACGTAGACGGCAAGAATGGTTGGTCCGTCTCGGTAGTCAACGAGCACGGCGCCGCGCTTTCCGACGTCGAGTATCACGAACCCGAGGCAGCCCCTTCCGTCAAAGTTTCGCTGGACTATGACGTCCAGCGTGCCGCTCAGGAAGCGGTCAATCTGCGCCCCGAGTACGAGGCCATGATCGTGGCCATGCGCCCCTCGACGGGCGAGATACTTGCTGTGGCCCAAACTCCAGAAGCGGATAAGAAGGGCGATATTGCCCTCCAAGGACAGTTCCCTCCCGGATCGGTGTTTAAGATCATTACGGCTTCGGCGGGCGTCGACAAGCAAGGCCTGTCCCCAGACTCCATCGTGCCGTGCCCCGGAACCATGGACCTGTATGGGCGCACCGTGACCAACTACAATGGCTTCTCACTCGGCTCTGTGCCGCTGCGCCAAGCTTTCGCGCAATCTTGTAACACCACCTTCGCGCAGATCTCGACGGACCTGCCGAAGGGAGAGCTGCGCGATGTGGGCAAGCAATATGGCTTAGGCATCGACTATGAGGTGCCGGGGCTCTCGACGCTCACTGGCTCCGTCCCCGAGGGCGAGACTCCTCTGGAGCGCACGGAAGCTGGCTATGGTCAGGGCCTGGACCTTGTGTCTCCCTTTGGCATGGCCCTTGTCTCTTCGACAGTTGCGGCAGGCAAGACCCCGACGCCAACGCTCATCGAGTCACGCGAAACCAAGGTTTCCGAGGAGGTCTCCGCGCCCAGCGAGGAAACCCTGGCTCACGTGCGTGACATGATGCGCCAAGTAGTGGCGAGCGGTACCGCCGCAGGAATGCAGGCCCAGGGGACCGTCTACGGCAAGACCGGTGAGGCGGAAATCAACGGCGGCTCGCACGCCTGGTTCACCGGATTCCGGGATGATGACATTGCGTTCGCAACACTCGTCGTTTTGGGTGGTGGCTCGACGATTTCGGTCAACATCACCGATAATTTCTTGCAGCGTCTGGACGCCCTCCGCGCGGAAGGCCACGGCGAGGTTGCTCCCGCACGAGAGCAGTAG
- the ispG gene encoding flavodoxin-dependent (E)-4-hydroxy-3-methylbut-2-enyl-diphosphate synthase: MSTPIGLGIPDGPPPTLAPRRKTRQLMVGQVGVGSDHPISVQSMTTTKTHDVNATLQQIAQLTASGCDIVRVACPKTVDAEALPAIAQKSPIPVIADIHFQPKYIFAAIDAGCAAVRVNPGNIKEFDGRVKEVAKAAGDAGIPIRIGVNAGSLDKRIMEKYGKATPEALVESALWEAGLFEEHGYGDIAISVKHNDPVVMVEAYRQLAAQCDYPLHLGVTEAGPAFQGTIKSSVAFGALLAEGIGDTIRVSLSADPVEEIKVGDQILQSLNLRPRKLEIVSCPSCGRAQVDVYKLANEVTEGLDGMEFPLRVAVMGCVVNGPGEARDADLGVASGNGKGQIFVKGEVIKTVPESKIVETLIEEAMRLAEEQGLEAVEGAKAEVRVTK, encoded by the coding sequence ATGTCGACCCCTATTGGTCTTGGTATTCCCGACGGCCCACCTCCCACCTTGGCGCCGCGCCGCAAGACGCGTCAGCTCATGGTAGGCCAGGTTGGCGTGGGCTCTGACCACCCCATCTCCGTGCAGTCGATGACCACGACGAAGACGCATGACGTCAACGCCACCCTTCAGCAGATTGCTCAGCTGACCGCCAGTGGCTGCGATATCGTTCGCGTGGCTTGTCCGAAGACGGTGGATGCGGAGGCTTTGCCGGCAATTGCGCAGAAGTCTCCGATCCCGGTGATTGCCGATATTCACTTCCAGCCCAAGTACATCTTCGCCGCCATCGATGCCGGCTGTGCCGCTGTCCGCGTCAACCCGGGCAACATCAAGGAATTTGATGGCCGCGTCAAGGAGGTAGCAAAGGCAGCCGGCGATGCTGGTATTCCGATTCGCATTGGCGTTAACGCAGGCTCCCTGGACAAGCGCATCATGGAGAAGTACGGCAAGGCCACCCCGGAGGCTCTTGTTGAATCCGCACTGTGGGAGGCTGGCCTCTTTGAGGAGCACGGTTATGGCGATATCGCCATTTCCGTGAAGCACAATGACCCGGTCGTCATGGTGGAGGCCTACCGCCAGCTCGCCGCTCAGTGTGACTACCCGCTGCACCTCGGTGTTACCGAGGCCGGCCCCGCATTCCAGGGCACCATCAAGTCTTCGGTCGCTTTCGGCGCCCTGCTTGCCGAAGGCATCGGTGACACCATCCGCGTGTCCTTGTCCGCGGACCCGGTCGAGGAGATCAAGGTCGGCGACCAGATTCTGCAGTCCCTCAACTTGCGCCCGCGCAAGCTGGAGATTGTCTCCTGCCCGTCCTGTGGTCGCGCACAGGTGGACGTGTACAAGCTGGCCAACGAAGTCACCGAGGGCCTTGACGGTATGGAATTCCCGCTGCGCGTGGCCGTCATGGGCTGCGTGGTGAATGGCCCAGGTGAGGCCCGCGATGCGGACCTCGGTGTAGCTTCCGGTAACGGCAAAGGCCAGATCTTCGTTAAGGGTGAGGTCATCAAGACCGTTCCTGAATCCAAGATTGTGGAAACGCTCATCGAAGAGGCAATGCGTCTGGCAGAAGAGCAGGGCTTGGAAGCCGTGGAAGGCGCCAAGGCTGAGGTTCGCGTTACCAAGTAG
- a CDS encoding M50 family metallopeptidase: MAHVLGIILFAVGIGITVALHEAGHMFTARAFGMRVRRYFIGFGPRVASFTRGHTEYGLAAFPVGGFCDIAGMTAQDEFLTEEEAPYAMYKKPAWQRIIVLAGGITVNLLLGFIILLMIAMTTGLPNPDADVRPRVGEISCAANQNAEGKLEPCQGLGPAGEAGVEPEDIVVALNGETMDSFAQLRDTVMNYPGDTVTLTVERDGAPRDFDITLATVTRLNAEGQLVKVGAIGMTNQIIDIRETYSFVDAIPATARYSGNALNATVQGIAQFPAKIPGVVASIFGQERDVNGPMSVVGASRVGGELVERSLWSSFFMMLATLNFFLALFNLIPLPPFDGGHIAVIFYEKIRDALRRLMGKEPKGPADYTKLMPVTYALAFVLMAVGALIMIADVVNPIRLFG; the protein is encoded by the coding sequence ATGGCACATGTCCTCGGTATTATCCTCTTCGCTGTGGGGATCGGCATCACCGTTGCCTTACACGAGGCAGGCCACATGTTTACTGCCCGTGCCTTCGGGATGCGGGTGCGGCGTTACTTCATCGGTTTTGGGCCGCGCGTCGCCTCTTTTACACGTGGCCACACCGAGTATGGCCTTGCGGCATTTCCGGTAGGTGGCTTTTGCGATATCGCGGGCATGACGGCGCAGGATGAGTTCCTCACGGAGGAAGAAGCGCCCTATGCCATGTACAAAAAGCCGGCGTGGCAGCGCATCATCGTGCTGGCCGGTGGTATCACAGTCAACCTGCTGTTGGGATTCATTATCCTGTTGATGATCGCAATGACCACGGGCTTGCCCAACCCAGACGCGGATGTTCGCCCGCGTGTAGGGGAGATCTCCTGTGCCGCGAATCAGAATGCCGAGGGCAAATTAGAACCCTGCCAGGGGCTGGGCCCAGCCGGCGAAGCGGGTGTGGAACCAGAGGATATCGTTGTCGCGCTCAACGGCGAAACGATGGACTCCTTCGCGCAGCTTCGCGATACCGTCATGAACTACCCCGGTGACACCGTCACCCTTACCGTCGAGCGGGATGGTGCACCGCGTGATTTCGATATCACGCTTGCAACAGTGACCCGGCTCAACGCGGAGGGGCAGCTGGTGAAGGTCGGCGCCATCGGCATGACCAACCAGATTATCGATATCAGGGAGACCTACTCCTTTGTCGACGCTATCCCGGCCACCGCTCGCTATTCGGGAAATGCCTTGAACGCCACCGTCCAGGGCATCGCCCAATTCCCGGCAAAGATTCCGGGTGTGGTGGCTTCTATCTTCGGGCAGGAGCGTGACGTCAACGGGCCCATGTCCGTGGTGGGTGCCTCCCGCGTGGGCGGCGAGCTGGTGGAGCGCAGTCTGTGGTCCTCCTTCTTTATGATGCTGGCCACCCTCAATTTCTTCCTCGCGCTGTTCAACCTCATTCCGCTTCCGCCTTTTGACGGCGGTCACATCGCCGTCATTTTCTACGAGAAGATTCGTGATGCCCTGCGCCGTCTTATGGGCAAGGAACCGAAGGGGCCGGCGGATTACACCAAGCTCATGCCGGTGACCTATGCGCTGGCTTTTGTTCTGATGGCGGTGGGTGCGCTCATCATGATTGCGGACGTGGTCAACCCAATTCGGCTGTTTGGCTAG
- the dxr gene encoding 1-deoxy-D-xylulose-5-phosphate reductoisomerase, which yields MNTQRILILGSTGSIGTQALDVIADNPDKFTVVGIAAGGSNPQLVIEQARALNLSFDHVAVAKPDAARTVSDALGGTVLSGPDSAEELVKAVDADKVLNALVGSMGLAATIATLEKGEPLALANKESLVAGGSIVTRLAGEGQIIPVDSEHSAMAQCLRAGSGVELEHLVLTASGGPFRGWGREEMWDVTPQQAAQHPTWSMGQMNTLNSATLVNKGLELIEATLLFDVHPDLIDVTVHPQSIVHSMATFTDGCTIAQCSPPSMKLPISLALDWPHRVPGAQPALDFSTAHEWRFEPLDDEAFPAVRLAREVAAAGGTHAAVYNAANEEAAAAFLAGRIHFPEIVDVVSHVVGQASEFAGVPSSVDDVLAVEGEARRRANAMVDSLAR from the coding sequence GTGAATACCCAACGCATTCTTATTCTCGGCTCTACTGGCTCGATTGGCACCCAGGCTCTGGACGTTATTGCGGATAATCCCGATAAATTCACAGTCGTGGGTATCGCCGCCGGCGGTTCCAACCCACAGCTCGTCATTGAGCAGGCTCGTGCCCTCAACCTTTCGTTTGACCACGTGGCCGTCGCCAAGCCCGATGCGGCACGCACCGTTTCCGACGCCCTCGGTGGCACCGTGCTCTCGGGTCCAGACTCTGCCGAGGAGCTGGTCAAGGCAGTGGACGCCGATAAGGTCCTCAACGCGCTTGTGGGCTCCATGGGCTTGGCCGCCACCATCGCCACCTTGGAGAAGGGCGAACCATTGGCGTTGGCGAACAAAGAATCCCTCGTTGCCGGTGGTTCCATCGTGACCCGCTTGGCGGGGGAGGGCCAGATCATCCCGGTGGATTCCGAGCATTCCGCCATGGCGCAGTGCCTGCGCGCAGGCAGCGGCGTGGAGCTTGAGCACCTCGTACTCACCGCCTCCGGTGGTCCTTTCCGCGGGTGGGGACGCGAGGAGATGTGGGATGTCACCCCACAGCAGGCAGCACAGCACCCGACGTGGTCGATGGGGCAGATGAACACCCTGAATTCGGCGACTTTGGTGAATAAGGGGCTGGAGCTCATCGAGGCGACGCTGCTTTTCGACGTCCACCCGGACCTCATTGACGTCACCGTCCACCCCCAATCCATCGTGCATTCCATGGCCACCTTCACCGATGGCTGCACGATTGCACAATGCTCCCCGCCGTCGATGAAGCTCCCGATCTCCTTGGCACTGGACTGGCCGCACCGCGTGCCAGGCGCGCAGCCGGCGCTGGACTTTTCCACCGCGCATGAGTGGCGCTTCGAGCCGCTCGATGACGAAGCCTTCCCGGCCGTCCGCCTTGCCCGTGAGGTGGCCGCTGCCGGAGGCACCCACGCTGCCGTATATAACGCCGCGAACGAGGAGGCAGCAGCTGCTTTCCTGGCGGGCCGTATTCACTTCCCGGAAATTGTGGACGTGGTTAGCCACGTCGTGGGGCAGGCCTCAGAGTTTGCTGGTGTACCCTCTAGCGTCGATGATGTCCTCGCCGTGGAAGGTGAGGCCCGCCGTCGCGCTAATGCGATGGTGGATTCGCTCGCTCGTTAG
- a CDS encoding DUF2631 domain-containing protein yields MSSHKPASQVFDGVSTDDVPSAGFGWSRISRSGVQIAGWTSVVFLLAYNFGNHKGHVETIWLFALAILIALGLVIYALQPKLSQVRTLTARNKPVGHEEPDWAYEQKTVHNVYASLTDDELRALNIEPSRVAHLRGVSEGRHAAKPVTN; encoded by the coding sequence GTGTCTTCCCACAAGCCGGCATCGCAGGTTTTCGACGGCGTATCCACCGATGACGTCCCGTCCGCAGGTTTTGGTTGGTCCCGGATCAGCCGCTCGGGCGTACAGATCGCTGGTTGGACGTCCGTCGTGTTCCTGCTTGCTTATAACTTTGGTAACCACAAGGGCCACGTGGAGACGATTTGGCTCTTCGCCCTGGCAATCCTGATTGCCCTTGGTTTGGTCATTTACGCTCTGCAGCCAAAGCTCTCCCAGGTACGCACCCTGACCGCCCGTAACAAGCCGGTAGGCCACGAGGAGCCGGACTGGGCATATGAGCAGAAGACTGTTCACAACGTCTACGCCTCCCTGACCGATGATGAGCTGCGCGCCCTCAACATTGAGCCCTCCCGCGTTGCTCACCTCCGCGGTGTTTCCGAAGGCCGCCACGCTGCCAAGCCGGTGACCAACTAA
- a CDS encoding ABC transporter permease, whose protein sequence is MTSTLFSLHRTLWWRSVSSNPATLMMGLMMLIYGAIGLLSLAFMVYSDITTPGHGYQALTVGVAGGMLIYVLLALFMPAGENQLSPTTLGALPLTPREVLPGLFFAGLLTTRAIMSVVFSLVYAIIGSIFLILTGPGWAAAPFAVGMVLSCVTTIIFGECLGQVASAIADSQKSRTQIAAMVVMGLLVFGVLQAQSVLESLPPLDRVGAIMAWTPLGAGVGWAPALADGHFLTALAQLLIAAASLGLLGWVWSRQISSLMRNPGAGGDVASEVTGKGVSKLELGAWSYSSPAAMEYTRALRYLTRDKRQTGMLYMMPLFGVLTLYQLWRGDDFTAYFMLCFSAIVLSSLLANDYGFDGPSNWVHMVAPVAPRTILHARHLAHVTIPFLGFVLLAVVVLVFSENFTLGLLCTAVAVGVFISTAAVGLGLTVLNPYPLSAPGQNRWNDKSGYSAGAFLTAFVGMLLVWVPALPGIVISVLAYERGGSLLFVAMIVSLLVPALVYAGVWRFAGNRAQERTPEIYATVNRYVS, encoded by the coding sequence ATGACATCCACTCTGTTCAGCCTTCATCGCACTCTGTGGTGGCGAAGCGTTTCCTCCAATCCGGCGACGCTCATGATGGGGCTCATGATGCTGATTTACGGGGCAATCGGCCTCTTGTCGCTCGCATTCATGGTGTATTCCGATATCACCACCCCGGGCCACGGTTACCAAGCGCTGACCGTCGGGGTGGCAGGCGGCATGCTCATCTACGTTCTCCTCGCTCTCTTCATGCCGGCGGGGGAGAACCAATTGAGTCCGACAACTCTGGGCGCACTTCCGTTGACTCCCCGCGAGGTCCTTCCGGGCTTGTTCTTTGCCGGCCTGCTGACCACCCGTGCCATCATGTCGGTCGTCTTTTCCCTGGTGTATGCGATCATCGGCAGCATTTTCCTCATCCTGACGGGGCCCGGGTGGGCTGCAGCGCCCTTCGCCGTGGGCATGGTTTTATCGTGCGTGACGACCATCATCTTCGGCGAATGCCTTGGTCAAGTGGCTTCTGCCATCGCGGATTCCCAGAAATCCCGCACCCAGATCGCGGCGATGGTCGTGATGGGCCTGCTGGTCTTTGGCGTGCTGCAAGCGCAGAGCGTCCTCGAGTCCTTGCCACCGCTTGATAGGGTCGGCGCCATCATGGCCTGGACCCCGTTGGGTGCCGGGGTGGGGTGGGCGCCCGCGCTTGCCGACGGCCACTTCCTCACCGCCCTAGCCCAACTACTGATCGCGGCGGCCAGCCTTGGCCTGCTGGGCTGGGTGTGGTCGCGCCAGATATCCAGCCTCATGCGCAATCCGGGAGCGGGTGGTGACGTAGCCAGCGAGGTGACAGGAAAGGGCGTGTCCAAGTTGGAGCTGGGCGCGTGGTCTTATTCCAGCCCTGCGGCGATGGAATATACCCGCGCGTTGCGTTATCTCACCCGTGATAAGCGGCAAACGGGCATGCTGTATATGATGCCTCTGTTTGGTGTGCTGACGCTCTATCAGTTGTGGCGGGGCGATGATTTCACCGCCTATTTTATGCTCTGTTTCAGCGCCATCGTGCTCTCTTCGCTCTTGGCTAATGATTATGGCTTCGATGGGCCATCGAATTGGGTCCACATGGTGGCGCCGGTTGCCCCACGCACCATCCTTCATGCGCGCCACCTCGCACACGTGACTATTCCTTTTCTTGGGTTCGTTCTGCTTGCCGTAGTGGTTCTTGTCTTTAGTGAGAACTTCACCTTGGGCTTGTTGTGCACAGCTGTGGCCGTAGGTGTGTTTATCTCTACGGCGGCGGTGGGCTTGGGCCTGACCGTGCTGAACCCTTATCCCTTGTCCGCTCCTGGGCAGAACCGGTGGAACGATAAGTCTGGCTATTCTGCTGGTGCTTTTCTCACTGCGTTTGTCGGCATGCTGTTGGTGTGGGTGCCCGCGCTTCCCGGCATTGTGATCTCTGTCCTCGCTTACGAGCGAGGTGGGTCGCTGTTGTTTGTCGCAATGATAGTTTCGCTGCTGGTTCCGGCTCTTGTCTACGCCGGTGTCTGGCGGTTCGCCGGAAACAGGGCACAAGAGCGGACGCCGGAAATCTATGCCACGGTGAATCGCTATGTGAGTTAG
- the rlmN gene encoding 23S rRNA (adenine(2503)-C(2))-methyltransferase RlmN has protein sequence MAEPLKLNFSAPRRGLPPKHFADLTEAERIEALAELGLPKFRAKQLAKHYYVHHTADVSEMTDIPAAAREAVQERLFPTLMEPIRQTSTDDGETTKSLWRLHDGTLLESVLMRYPGRATLCISSQAGCGMACPFCATGQGGLNRNLSTAEIVEQFRHAARLMEEEGGRLSNVVFMGMGEPLANYKRVVHAVRQITGSDLTGFGLSQRNVTVSTVGLAPAIRKLADEDLSCTLAVSLHTPDDELRDTLVPVNNRWPVEEVLDAAKYYADKSGRRVSIEYALIRDKNDQDFRADMLGRKLHAALGSKVHVNVIPLNPTPGSEWDAAPKARQDEFVRRVIAQGVPCTVRDTKGDEIAAACGQLAADERETA, from the coding sequence ATGGCTGAACCACTGAAACTGAATTTCTCCGCTCCGCGCCGCGGGCTACCCCCGAAGCACTTCGCGGACCTGACCGAGGCCGAGCGCATTGAGGCGCTCGCGGAACTTGGCCTGCCCAAGTTCCGGGCAAAGCAGCTGGCCAAGCACTACTACGTCCACCACACCGCCGATGTTTCCGAGATGACGGATATCCCGGCCGCCGCCCGCGAGGCGGTCCAGGAGCGTTTGTTCCCCACGCTCATGGAGCCCATTCGCCAAACCTCCACCGACGATGGGGAAACCACCAAGTCCCTGTGGCGTTTGCACGATGGCACCCTGTTGGAGTCCGTGCTCATGCGCTACCCAGGTCGCGCCACCCTGTGTATCTCCTCCCAGGCTGGCTGCGGCATGGCCTGCCCATTCTGCGCCACCGGCCAGGGAGGTTTGAATCGCAACCTGTCCACCGCGGAAATCGTGGAGCAGTTTAGGCACGCTGCTCGCCTCATGGAAGAAGAAGGCGGGCGCCTAAGCAACGTTGTCTTCATGGGTATGGGCGAGCCGCTGGCCAACTACAAGCGCGTGGTCCATGCGGTGCGCCAGATCACCGGCTCCGATCTCACGGGTTTCGGTCTTTCCCAGCGCAATGTCACGGTGTCCACGGTCGGCTTGGCACCGGCCATCCGTAAGCTCGCGGATGAGGATTTATCCTGCACCCTCGCAGTCTCCCTGCACACCCCGGACGACGAACTGCGCGATACCCTCGTGCCGGTTAACAACCGCTGGCCGGTTGAAGAAGTGCTCGATGCCGCTAAATACTACGCCGATAAGTCGGGCCGCCGCGTGTCCATTGAGTATGCGTTGATCCGCGATAAGAACGATCAGGATTTCCGCGCCGATATGCTGGGGCGGAAGCTGCATGCGGCACTGGGCTCTAAGGTCCACGTCAACGTCATTCCGCTCAACCCCACACCAGGCTCGGAGTGGGACGCTGCCCCGAAGGCGCGTCAGGACGAGTTCGTTCGCCGCGTCATCGCGCAAGGCGTGCCGTGCACCGTGCGCGATACCAAGGGGGATGAAATCGCTGCGGCTTGTGGCCAGCTTGCCGCTGATGAGCGCGAGACCGCTTAA
- a CDS encoding LapA family protein, with translation MTNPENSPEEFRTTTPAEEPLTDYTAEAPATEGSVEPVPTTPDYENKNEGKVKGSFAASTWIALIVGFLLLIVLIIFILQNQHQVPLNFLNWSVQFPAGVTYLICAIAGALIMALVGGWRMFELRRQVRKQARR, from the coding sequence ATGACGAATCCAGAAAACTCCCCTGAGGAATTCCGTACCACCACCCCGGCTGAGGAGCCGCTGACTGATTACACCGCGGAAGCCCCCGCCACCGAAGGCTCAGTAGAGCCAGTTCCAACCACGCCGGATTATGAGAACAAGAATGAAGGCAAGGTGAAGGGCTCCTTCGCTGCCAGCACGTGGATTGCCCTGATCGTGGGCTTCCTGCTGCTCATCGTCCTCATCATCTTCATCCTGCAGAACCAACACCAGGTACCGCTGAACTTCCTTAACTGGTCCGTCCAGTTCCCGGCGGGCGTCACCTACCTCATCTGCGCCATCGCCGGTGCCCTTATCATGGCCCTCGTCGGCGGCTGGCGCATGTTCGAGCTGCGCCGCCAGGTACGCAAGCAGGCTCGCCGCTAA
- a CDS encoding phosphatidate cytidylyltransferase has protein sequence MPKPKNSAGRDMPAAIAVGVGLGALVVFAVWAGPLVWYLVVAAAVGLGMWEVLTRLREHSYYVPRTLLIVLGQAMLWVSWFLNAPGLVAVYVVAVLALMFGRLFHNGRHRPPINYLRDMSMGIFVLTWIPLFGTFAAMLSRVETPFASGAASIVVFMLCVVASDTGGFIAGVMFGSHPMAPAVSPKKSWEGFAGSVVFGTLTGALSFAFLLHHKPWVGALMGLGLVFCATLGDLVESQFKRELGIKDMSALLPGHGGIMDRLDGMLPSAMVTWVAMSFLTTLAP, from the coding sequence ATGCCCAAACCCAAGAATTCTGCCGGGCGAGATATGCCCGCGGCAATTGCCGTCGGCGTCGGCCTAGGCGCGCTCGTCGTCTTCGCGGTGTGGGCTGGGCCTCTTGTGTGGTACCTCGTCGTCGCTGCCGCGGTGGGCTTGGGCATGTGGGAAGTGCTGACTCGGCTGCGGGAGCACTCCTACTATGTCCCACGCACCCTGCTGATCGTTCTCGGCCAGGCAATGCTCTGGGTCTCGTGGTTTCTTAATGCCCCGGGCCTTGTTGCGGTGTATGTGGTCGCGGTCCTAGCCCTCATGTTTGGGCGCCTCTTCCATAACGGCAGGCACCGCCCGCCGATTAACTATCTTCGCGATATGTCGATGGGTATCTTCGTGCTGACGTGGATCCCCTTGTTCGGCACGTTTGCCGCGATGCTCTCACGGGTGGAAACGCCGTTCGCCTCGGGGGCGGCGTCGATTGTCGTGTTTATGCTTTGCGTGGTCGCCTCAGACACCGGTGGTTTCATCGCCGGCGTGATGTTTGGCTCGCACCCCATGGCACCGGCGGTGAGCCCTAAAAAATCGTGGGAAGGCTTTGCCGGCTCCGTAGTCTTCGGCACCCTGACCGGTGCGCTTTCTTTCGCATTCCTTCTTCACCACAAGCCGTGGGTAGGCGCGCTGATGGGCTTGGGGCTGGTTTTCTGCGCCACTCTCGGTGACTTAGTGGAATCCCAGTTCAAGCGCGAACTGGGAATCAAAGATATGTCCGCCTTGTTGCCGGGGCACGGCGGCATCATGGACCGTTTGGACGGCATGCTGCCCTCCGCGATGGTGACCTGGGTGGCGATGAGTTTCCTCACCACCCTTGCACCTTAG